From the Quercus lobata isolate SW786 chromosome 6, ValleyOak3.0 Primary Assembly, whole genome shotgun sequence genome, one window contains:
- the LOC115950608 gene encoding dolichyl-diphosphooligosaccharide--protein glycosyltransferase subunit 4A-like, protein MIDDQDLGFFANFLGVFIFVLVIAYHYVVADPKYKGN, encoded by the coding sequence ATGATCGACGATCAGGACCTCGGCTTCTTTGCCAATTTCCTTGGCGTGTTCATCTTCGTACTAGTGATAGCGTATCATTACGTGGTGGCTGACCCGAAATATAAAGGCAACTAA